TATTTAAGTCAAATGAGGAGACTAGTTCCTCTAATGAGAATAATTCTTTATCGGTTCCGTCGTTCCAACCTAGTAATGCTAAAAAGTTTAGGACTGCTTCAGGGAAAAATCCTTTTTCTCTGTATCCTGATGAAACCCCTTCTTCTGTTTTCCAATCTAATGGAAATACAGGAAAACCCATTTTATCTCCATCACGTTTTGATAATTTTCCGTTACCAATAGGTTTCATGATTAGCGGTAAATGTGCAAATTGTGGTGCCTCCCAACCAAATGCTCTGTACAATAAAACGTGTAAAGGCATTGAAGGCAACCATTCTTCACCACGTATAACATGCGAAGTTTCCATTAAATGATCATCTACTATATTAGCTAAATGATACGTTGGCATGCCGTCACTTTTAAACAATACTTTATCGTCTAAAAGATTCGATTCAAATTTTACATCACCACGAATAATATCATGTAAATGCAAAGTTTCATTCACTGGGGTTTTAAAACGTATTACATAATGTTCTCCAGCAGCAATTCTTTTTGCAGCTTCTTCACTAGAAATTACTAGAGAAGTATCTAATTTTTCTCTGTTAGTATGGTTGTATATAAACGTTTTTCCTTGTTCTTCTTCTAATTTTCTAGCCGCATCTAATGCATCTGCCGTATCAAATGCATAATACGCATTGCCTGAATTGATCAAATCAGTTGCATATTTTTGGTATATTTCTTTTCTTTCGCTTTGACGGTAAGGTCCAAATTTTTCGTTTTTACCAATGGTTTCATCAGGAGCAATTCCTAACCATTCTAATGCTTCCTTGATATATTCTTCGGCACCAGGAACAAATCGGTTTTGGTCTGTATCTTCAATTCGTAAAAAGAAAACACCATTGTTTTTCTTGGCAAACAAATAATTGAATAATGCGGTACGAACTCCGCCAATATGTAAAGGTCCTGTTGGACTTGGTGCAAAACGCACACGAACTTGTTTAGACATCGATTTTTTTTATTGCAAAGATACAATTCTATACTTTTAATATGCTTTTCTAATTTTGGTATATTATTTAACTTAAATTGATATTCTGCATCAATTAAAATTATTAGTTTTATAGGTTAAATAAATACCAATTTTATGCTTAAAAGTCAGCATGTTATTTACGATAAACTAGAAGCTTTTATTAAAAAGTATTACACCAATGAACTCATTAAAGGATCTCTTTTCTTTATCGGTTTAGGT
This portion of the Flavobacterium sp. CECT 9288 genome encodes:
- the gltX gene encoding glutamate--tRNA ligase, with the protein product MSKQVRVRFAPSPTGPLHIGGVRTALFNYLFAKKNNGVFFLRIEDTDQNRFVPGAEEYIKEALEWLGIAPDETIGKNEKFGPYRQSERKEIYQKYATDLINSGNAYYAFDTADALDAARKLEEEQGKTFIYNHTNREKLDTSLVISSEEAAKRIAAGEHYVIRFKTPVNETLHLHDIIRGDVKFESNLLDDKVLFKSDGMPTYHLANIVDDHLMETSHVIRGEEWLPSMPLHVLLYRAFGWEAPQFAHLPLIMKPIGNGKLSKRDGDKMGFPVFPLDWKTEEGVSSGYREKGFFPEAVLNFLALLGWNDGTDKELFSLEELVSSFDLNRVHKSGAKFDPEKNKWFNHQYLIKQEDATLAEAFSPILIEKGFNVKETKLTKIVSLIKERAHFVSEFWEMSDFFFVAPTSYDEKASKNWKAETPALMQELISVVEEINDFKSANIETIVKDWMTKNEIGMGKVMQPFRLSLVGALKGPHLFDIVEVIGKEETISRIHKAIENL